From Halomicrobium salinisoli, the proteins below share one genomic window:
- a CDS encoding ArnT family glycosyltransferase, with product MLNTIITYSFVDYGLGAYSFTTYSESRGGLHLFSLINVPAVSILGPTGTRLTAIVLTGMTIVVTFLLVRRLYGERTALLAAAFLTISPMFQFFGTAGFPESMELFTSTAAVYAFVRYCDSDRYRWLGVSFLFLSLGILDHAWVAFVFAPLALVSLSRRDFTATGLYTAVVAGSVWVVYFLTNVRGGGSTLRAYSVFYRPEPLFDPAFYVGIAYDAIGFGLSPPLGLGVILLSVWYLLRGRHLLVASWVVASLSTVALFPRGASIHFYYLWGLLVPGSILLAVAVFDLAGRCSTRFDDYGLTYERAVSIGVTGAVGLLVLSSVIAGPLGIILPPPEGAQQLQEGSCVQKVMTDNDIESEDVAIATSLPATKKEDGSTIYLHTYLTYARLYLGAPDSPAVYETRDVALAEQPSLVIDFEDTYVANQNSTGPSPGVLLRQGGDYTTVCGTEN from the coding sequence ATGCTGAACACGATCATCACCTACTCGTTCGTGGACTACGGGCTGGGCGCCTATTCGTTCACGACCTACTCGGAGAGCAGGGGCGGGTTACACCTCTTCTCGCTCATCAACGTACCCGCGGTCTCGATCCTCGGTCCGACGGGGACCCGACTGACTGCCATCGTTCTGACTGGGATGACCATCGTCGTTACGTTCCTGCTGGTCCGGCGACTCTACGGCGAACGGACGGCACTTCTCGCCGCCGCGTTCCTGACGATCAGTCCGATGTTCCAGTTTTTCGGTACCGCTGGCTTCCCGGAATCGATGGAACTGTTCACCTCGACGGCGGCAGTCTACGCGTTCGTCAGATACTGTGACTCCGACCGCTATCGCTGGCTGGGGGTGAGCTTCCTCTTCCTGTCGCTCGGTATCCTTGATCACGCGTGGGTCGCGTTCGTCTTCGCCCCGCTTGCTCTCGTGTCGCTGTCCAGACGAGACTTCACCGCGACGGGCCTCTACACCGCCGTGGTCGCAGGTAGCGTCTGGGTCGTCTACTTTCTCACGAACGTCAGAGGCGGTGGCAGCACGCTCCGGGCCTACAGCGTGTTCTACCGACCGGAGCCACTGTTCGATCCGGCCTTCTACGTGGGGATCGCGTACGACGCGATCGGTTTCGGCCTCTCGCCGCCCCTGGGCCTGGGCGTCATCCTTCTGTCGGTTTGGTACCTGCTCCGCGGCCGTCACCTTCTCGTCGCATCGTGGGTGGTGGCCTCTCTATCGACCGTCGCTCTGTTTCCGCGCGGCGCCTCGATCCACTTCTACTATCTCTGGGGGCTGCTGGTCCCCGGTTCGATCCTGCTCGCGGTGGCCGTCTTCGACCTCGCTGGACGGTGCAGCACGCGCTTCGACGACTACGGACTCACGTACGAGCGGGCTGTGTCGATCGGAGTCACTGGCGCCGTCGGGCTGCTAGTACTCTCCTCCGTAATCGCAGGGCCGCTGGGGATAATTCTGCCTCCCCCCGAAGGGGCTCAACAGCTTCAGGAGGGGTCGTGTGTCCAGAAGGTGATGACGGACAACGACATCGAAAGCGAAGACGTGGCCATCGCCACGTCACTCCCCGCGACTAAGAAGGAAGACGGCTCCACTATCTATCTGCACACGTATCTCACATACGCCCGCCTGTATCTCGGGGCGCCCGACTCTCCTGCCGTATACGAAACCCGGGACGTGGCGCTCGCCGAACAGCCGTCACTTGTCATCGATTTCGAGGACACGTACGTCGCAAACCAGAACTCGACTGGCCCGTCTCCCGGAGTACTACTGCGGCAAGGCGGCGACTACACAACTGTTTGCGGCACGGAAAATTAA
- a CDS encoding NAD-dependent epimerase/dehydratase family protein produces MSKDVLVTGACGYIGSALLPRLRDDDRVDRVVVLDSLDSGSPRALLGTLGDALEFRNGDVREYGDVESAARDVDAVIHLAAITGAASTHDRREETFAVNLDGTENVLKAAGKFGVDDVVLASSCNVYGRATSRDIDETVEPDPINPYAETKLQAESLLEAYCEDHDMRGTALRMSTNYGFSPGVRFNLVVNYFVFRALTGRALTVYGDGSNWRPFVHVEDAARAYQEAALAPDEWSQLVYNVGSNDANYRIEEIANVVREEVGPVDITYLEDEHPGPSYHVNFDRLDETGFEPEWTLEEGVCDLAEQFTDPQRHRRQEEIHQ; encoded by the coding sequence ATGAGCAAAGACGTCCTCGTCACGGGCGCCTGCGGCTACATCGGGAGCGCACTGCTGCCCCGACTCCGGGACGACGACCGCGTCGACCGCGTGGTCGTCCTCGACAGCCTCGACTCGGGCTCCCCGCGCGCGCTCCTCGGGACGCTCGGCGACGCCCTGGAGTTCCGGAACGGCGACGTCCGGGAGTACGGCGACGTCGAAAGCGCCGCGCGGGACGTCGACGCGGTGATCCACCTGGCCGCCATCACGGGCGCGGCCAGCACGCACGACCGCCGCGAAGAGACTTTCGCGGTCAACCTGGACGGCACGGAGAACGTCCTGAAGGCCGCCGGCAAGTTCGGCGTCGACGACGTCGTCCTCGCCTCCTCCTGCAACGTCTACGGCCGCGCGACGAGCCGGGACATCGACGAGACCGTCGAACCGGATCCGATCAACCCCTACGCCGAGACTAAGCTCCAGGCCGAGTCTCTGCTTGAGGCGTACTGCGAGGACCACGACATGCGCGGGACGGCACTGCGGATGAGCACCAACTACGGCTTCTCGCCGGGCGTCCGGTTCAACCTCGTCGTCAACTACTTCGTCTTCCGGGCGCTGACCGGCCGCGCACTGACGGTCTACGGCGACGGCTCCAACTGGCGGCCGTTCGTCCACGTCGAGGACGCCGCCCGCGCCTATCAGGAGGCCGCGCTCGCGCCCGACGAGTGGTCCCAGCTGGTCTACAACGTCGGCAGCAACGACGCCAACTACCGCATCGAGGAGATCGCGAACGTCGTCCGCGAGGAGGTCGGCCCCGTCGACATCACCTACCTGGAGGACGAGCACCCCGGCCCCTCCTACCACGTCAACTTCGACCGCCTCGACGAGACGGGCTTCGAGCCCGAGTGGACGCTGGAAGAGGGCGTCTGCGACCTCGCGGAGCAGTTCACCGACCCGCAGCGACACCGGCGACAGGAGGAGATCCACCAATGA
- a CDS encoding NAD-dependent epimerase/dehydratase family protein, protein MTIVVTGADGYIGWPTALRIANRTDDRVIAVDNLARRDWVEEVGSTSATPIADPEERIEAAKEVHDVRNLSFVEGDLVEKDFVEELLQVHEPDTIVHAAAQPSAPYSQINGERANYTQHNNLQATRNLLWGLEENDLTDTHFVETTTTGVYGAPEFPIPEGGATMENQGDRDNVPFPAMAGSWYHLTKSHDAANMRLAHQQFDIPVSDVRTAITYGTETEETRQDDRLKTRFDFDYYFGTVTHRFCAQAVAGYPVTVYGKGEQRKPFISLEDAVEGLARLALTDPEERPDDLTVYNQVTRAISIVEVAETIADVGSEFDLDVAVEHFENPRDEDETHKMEIENDRYDDLIGGQAQSFEAGVRDVFETLTRYDDTIAAHEDRFLPGVLDDWEADE, encoded by the coding sequence ATGACGATCGTCGTCACAGGCGCAGACGGCTACATCGGCTGGCCGACCGCGCTCCGCATCGCGAACCGCACGGACGACCGCGTCATCGCAGTCGACAACCTCGCCCGCCGCGACTGGGTGGAGGAGGTCGGCTCCACGAGCGCCACGCCCATCGCTGACCCGGAAGAACGCATCGAGGCCGCGAAAGAGGTCCACGACGTCCGCAACCTCTCGTTCGTCGAGGGCGACCTCGTCGAGAAGGACTTCGTGGAGGAGCTCCTGCAGGTCCACGAGCCCGACACGATCGTCCACGCCGCCGCACAGCCCTCCGCGCCCTACTCCCAGATCAACGGCGAACGGGCCAACTACACCCAGCACAACAACCTCCAGGCCACCAGGAACCTCCTGTGGGGCCTCGAGGAGAACGACCTCACGGACACCCACTTCGTCGAGACGACCACCACGGGCGTCTACGGAGCCCCCGAGTTCCCCATCCCGGAGGGCGGCGCGACGATGGAGAACCAGGGCGACCGCGATAACGTCCCGTTCCCGGCGATGGCGGGCAGCTGGTACCACCTCACCAAGAGCCACGACGCGGCCAACATGCGCCTGGCCCACCAGCAGTTCGACATCCCGGTCTCGGACGTCCGAACTGCCATCACCTACGGCACGGAAACCGAAGAGACCCGCCAGGACGACCGCCTCAAGACGCGCTTCGACTTCGACTACTACTTCGGCACCGTCACGCACCGGTTCTGCGCGCAGGCGGTCGCGGGCTACCCGGTCACGGTCTACGGCAAGGGCGAGCAGCGCAAGCCCTTCATCTCCCTCGAGGACGCCGTCGAGGGGCTCGCCCGGCTGGCCCTCACCGACCCCGAGGAGCGCCCGGACGACCTGACCGTCTACAACCAGGTCACCCGGGCCATCTCCATCGTCGAGGTCGCGGAGACCATCGCTGACGTGGGCTCGGAGTTCGACCTCGACGTCGCGGTCGAGCACTTCGAGAACCCTCGCGACGAGGACGAGACCCACAAGATGGAGATCGAGAACGACCGCTACGACGACCTGATCGGCGGCCAGGCCCAGTCCTTCGAGGCTGGCGTCCGGGACGTCTTCGAGACGCTGACGCGCTACGACGACACCATCGCGGCCCACGAGGACCGCTTCCTGCCGGGCGTGCTCGACGACTGGGAGGCCGATGAGTAA